A stretch of the Candidatus Methylopumilus planktonicus genome encodes the following:
- a CDS encoding YhdP family protein, with protein sequence MKQKLIPYVKKIGIALVITYVFFIVISSLTFQFYIKPNLNNYKSRIEILASEATGQTIKINSLEGRWDFINPEFALNEVVFYDSQNNKTLALAEISADFSWLSPFYLAPTLSEIKLKAPKLLMRRDATNKIFIGGIPIDGPSNNKLTNWLLNQKKVSIEQGEVDWHDEYRKAPALTLKDLNLSYKTHFIIDLIGKHKFNLNFRVSNGDNQFIDLSGNIYAKKIEDIYSWDSEVKIKAGNINLAAYTPWVDYPIKINAGTGDLNLTASINNAVIDKINASIKLTNFKTELNQANKNEVNFRNFSGNIIWYSSKKEHHVTFENLYLLTNNGINIENADSAITISSETSKPTAFSLQINKLQLDAASEILQTIPYFDDVKSKIDAIKPSGSLSMVDLKWVDDKSIALSLKAQFDKLSLKAFGDLPGFENLTGSIHLTDKDGSLKIKSTDVSLTYNKLFREELKFNDLHGDLKWTKNYLMFKNISFNNAFINGSINGSIKHSLEKGAYLDIQASIPFIDLKHAKTYYPKTIGTESLHWLDTSLLEGSLENTLVSIKGSSDDFPFVDAQNRADPNEGSFIVTTTGKNTLIEYGTGWPVIEKFDFNASVNAGTFELLSKKGQFLGNTIKELKTKIPAIAIEHPILNLQSTLDSPTREAIKFINNSPIKESVQHLFDEATGSGEGKLKVNIDVPIDNLDAITFKGNYQFLDSNLTNPAVGIPKIEKIKGLVTFDEKNVKTENLTGTMFGGNTNISLVADSSKAIKVKLNGKFTDKGIEEKLGTSFSKINGSANWEGLLEYKKPLLNIQLSSDLKGIEMSYPAPFNKARDKEEKFYFTKKQNNTKTDQIEFAYSNIVSSKITRIEKNNIMSIDKGYISINSDIKTSTQKGLYLNANLPYVNLDDLISVYSEGDSGSGFKIDKADIALKHADLFDRRFNNMKIEIAPVNASTKFKISSNETSGNLLWTEKDNKLTARLNALKLPNEIKKISSTQSSSSQKVPNLDIKIDSLEVDGKKIGKLELVSVTSKQNINIQKFKIFNDKNIFQAEGDWIDWNKNPISNINFSWKISNLGETLNFLGFPNFVKDGEADVSGQLRWPGNPFSFDKTKVDGSFNLDVRKGIVQKVEPGIGRLFGLLTLQSLPRRLSLDFRDLFGSGFVLDTMNVAVRVNNGIMKTSNFRMDGPAAEVFMSGEINIIKETQDLNLKVTPHISDSLSIAALAGGPLVGAVAFIAQKILKDPLNKVLTSEYRIIGTWEKPEEVNNSAADKIKTTIDNTKNLFNDKK encoded by the coding sequence ATGAAACAAAAATTAATTCCTTACGTTAAAAAAATAGGTATTGCACTCGTCATTACCTACGTTTTTTTTATCGTTATCTCTAGCCTTACATTTCAATTTTATATTAAGCCTAACTTAAATAACTACAAATCAAGGATTGAAATTCTTGCTTCGGAGGCCACGGGCCAAACAATCAAAATAAATTCACTTGAAGGTCGATGGGATTTTATTAATCCAGAGTTTGCCTTAAACGAAGTTGTATTTTATGACAGCCAAAATAATAAAACACTTGCACTTGCAGAAATCAGCGCTGACTTTTCATGGTTAAGTCCGTTTTATTTAGCTCCAACACTTTCGGAAATAAAATTGAAGGCGCCTAAACTTCTTATGAGACGAGATGCAACTAATAAAATTTTTATTGGTGGCATACCCATTGATGGCCCGTCAAATAATAAATTAACAAACTGGCTTCTTAATCAAAAAAAAGTATCCATTGAACAAGGCGAGGTTGATTGGCATGATGAGTATAGGAAAGCACCAGCACTCACATTAAAAGATTTAAATCTTAGTTATAAAACACACTTTATTATCGATCTCATTGGTAAACACAAATTTAATCTCAATTTTAGAGTCAGTAATGGTGACAATCAATTTATTGATCTTAGCGGAAATATTTATGCAAAAAAAATTGAAGATATTTACTCCTGGGATTCTGAAGTTAAAATTAAAGCTGGGAATATTAATCTGGCAGCTTATACACCCTGGGTCGACTACCCAATCAAAATTAATGCTGGTACTGGTGATCTAAATTTAACTGCAAGCATTAACAATGCGGTGATTGATAAAATTAATGCATCAATTAAACTCACAAATTTTAAAACTGAATTGAATCAAGCTAATAAAAATGAGGTTAATTTTCGGAATTTTTCAGGCAATATTATTTGGTATTCTAGTAAAAAAGAACATCATGTTACATTTGAAAATCTTTATCTCCTTACTAATAATGGTATTAATATTGAAAATGCAGATTCGGCTATTACCATTTCATCTGAAACTAGTAAACCAACTGCATTCTCTCTTCAAATAAATAAGCTTCAACTCGATGCGGCAAGTGAAATATTGCAAACTATTCCTTACTTTGATGATGTTAAAAGTAAAATTGATGCAATAAAGCCATCTGGTTCTCTTTCTATGGTGGATCTTAAGTGGGTTGATGATAAAAGTATTGCATTAAGCCTTAAAGCCCAATTTGATAAGTTAAGCCTAAAAGCCTTTGGTGATTTACCAGGTTTTGAAAATCTTACAGGCTCGATTCATCTGACTGACAAAGATGGCTCATTAAAAATAAAATCAACTGATGTATCTCTTACTTACAATAAATTATTTAGAGAAGAACTCAAATTTAATGATTTGCATGGCGACTTGAAATGGACAAAAAACTATTTAATGTTTAAAAATATTAGCTTTAATAATGCATTTATTAACGGTTCAATTAATGGCAGTATTAAACATTCACTGGAAAAAGGGGCTTATCTAGATATCCAAGCTTCCATTCCTTTTATAGATTTGAAGCATGCAAAAACTTATTATCCAAAAACGATCGGTACCGAAAGTCTCCACTGGCTAGACACTTCACTCCTTGAGGGTAGCCTTGAAAATACTTTAGTTTCAATTAAAGGTTCGTCAGACGATTTTCCATTCGTCGATGCACAAAACCGTGCCGATCCTAATGAGGGCTCCTTTATTGTTACAACTACTGGTAAAAATACCCTGATCGAATATGGCACAGGCTGGCCGGTTATTGAGAAATTCGATTTTAATGCCTCAGTTAATGCTGGCACTTTCGAGTTGTTAAGTAAGAAAGGTCAATTTCTAGGTAACACCATTAAAGAACTTAAAACAAAGATTCCTGCAATAGCGATCGAGCATCCTATACTAAATCTTCAAAGCACACTTGATAGCCCAACACGTGAAGCTATTAAATTTATTAATAACAGTCCCATAAAAGAATCTGTTCAACATTTATTCGATGAAGCCACTGGGTCTGGAGAAGGAAAACTAAAAGTAAATATTGATGTCCCTATAGATAATCTTGATGCAATTACTTTTAAGGGTAATTACCAATTTTTAGATAGCAATCTAACTAACCCTGCGGTGGGGATTCCAAAAATAGAAAAAATTAAGGGCTTAGTCACTTTTGACGAAAAAAATGTCAAAACTGAAAATCTAACTGGTACCATGTTTGGCGGCAATACTAATATTTCACTCGTTGCAGACTCAAGCAAGGCTATTAAAGTTAAATTAAATGGAAAATTTACTGACAAAGGTATTGAAGAGAAATTAGGTACAAGTTTTTCAAAAATAAATGGCTCTGCAAATTGGGAAGGTCTACTGGAATATAAAAAACCCTTACTCAATATACAATTATCTTCTGATTTAAAAGGGATTGAAATGAGCTACCCTGCTCCATTCAATAAAGCGCGCGATAAGGAAGAAAAGTTTTACTTTACTAAAAAACAAAATAATACAAAAACAGATCAAATTGAATTTGCATATAGCAATATTGTGAGTTCAAAAATAACTCGTATCGAAAAAAATAATATTATGTCAATTGACAAGGGTTATATATCAATTAACTCAGACATTAAAACAAGTACGCAAAAGGGACTTTATCTCAATGCTAATTTACCCTATGTAAATTTAGATGACCTTATAAGTGTCTATAGCGAAGGAGATAGTGGCAGTGGTTTTAAGATAGATAAAGCAGATATAGCGCTCAAACATGCTGACCTCTTTGATAGACGATTTAATAATATGAAAATAGAAATAGCACCAGTTAATGCCAGTACAAAATTTAAAATTAGCTCAAACGAAACATCAGGTAATCTTTTATGGACTGAAAAAGATAACAAGCTAACTGCGAGACTAAATGCACTTAAGCTTCCAAATGAAATTAAAAAAATATCCTCAACACAAAGTTCAAGCAGCCAAAAAGTACCTAATTTAGATATCAAAATTGACTCCCTTGAAGTTGATGGTAAGAAAATCGGAAAGCTTGAGCTTGTTTCTGTGACTTCAAAACAAAATATTAATATTCAAAAATTTAAAATTTTTAATGACAAAAATATTTTTCAAGCAGAGGGAGATTGGATAGACTGGAATAAAAACCCTATATCTAATATTAATTTTAGCTGGAAGATCAGCAATCTAGGTGAAACACTTAATTTCCTTGGCTTTCCTAATTTTGTAAAGGATGGTGAAGCAGATGTATCTGGTCAATTGAGATGGCCAGGCAATCCTTTTTCTTTTGATAAAACTAAAGTAGATGGGTCCTTCAACCTTGATGTGCGTAAAGGTATAGTTCAAAAAGTTGAGCCTGGCATAGGAAGGCTCTTTGGACTCTTGACCCTGCAAAGCTTACCTAGAAGGCTCAGCTTAGACTTTAGGGATTTATTTGGGAGTGGCTTTGTCCTTGATACCATGAATGTAGCTGTTAGAGTCAATAATGGCATTATGAAAACAAGTAACTTTAGAATGGATGGTCCAGCTGCTGAAGTGTTTATGTCTGGTGAAATAAATATCATCAAGGAGACGCAGGATTTAAATCTTAAAGTAACGCCTCATATTAGTGATAGCTTATCAATTGCAGCACTTGCAGGGGGCCCGCTTGTAGGTGCGGTAGCATTTATCGCACAAAAAATACTCAAAGATCCACTTAATAAAGTACTAACCTCTGAGTATAGAATTATTGGTACGTGGGAAAAACCAGAAGAGGTAAATAATTCAGCGGCTGATAAAATTAAAACAACAATTGATAACACTAAGAACTTATTTAATGATAAAAAATAA
- a CDS encoding response regulator → MSQIKILLVDDHAVVRMGFKMLIEAEDDITVIGEAESGEGAIKLFQELKPDIIVMDITMPGIGGIEAIDRIMAKDKNTKILVLSAHEDSVHPKRVLNAGAMGYLTKRSAAEELIKAIKSIHQGKRYLEPSIAQQMAITQLSGETNPIEILSDREFEVFIALAKGKSTNDIADTLCLSPRTVGTHLYNIKQKLNANNSAEIALIAIRCGLINP, encoded by the coding sequence TTGAGTCAAATTAAGATATTACTTGTTGACGATCATGCTGTAGTTCGCATGGGCTTTAAGATGCTTATCGAAGCCGAAGATGATATTACAGTCATCGGTGAAGCTGAAAGTGGAGAAGGTGCTATTAAATTGTTTCAAGAATTGAAACCTGACATTATTGTTATGGATATCACAATGCCTGGTATCGGTGGAATAGAGGCTATTGATCGCATTATGGCGAAAGATAAAAATACCAAAATCCTTGTTTTATCAGCTCATGAAGACTCGGTACATCCTAAGCGAGTACTTAATGCAGGCGCGATGGGCTATTTAACAAAAAGAAGTGCTGCAGAAGAGTTGATCAAAGCAATTAAATCTATTCATCAAGGAAAGCGTTATCTAGAGCCTAGTATTGCCCAACAAATGGCCATTACTCAGCTATCAGGAGAAACAAATCCAATTGAAATTCTTTCAGACCGAGAATTTGAAGTCTTTATAGCATTAGCTAAAGGCAAAAGTACAAATGACATTGCAGATACGCTATGCCTCAGTCCGAGAACAGTTGGTACGCATTTATATAATATTAAGCAAAAGTTAAATGCAAATAATTCAGCAGAGATTGCTTTGATTGCTATTCGCTGCGGCTTAATTAATCCTTGA
- the tldD gene encoding metalloprotease TldD has product MEHKIEYAKDLLLAQSGIEIHDLNKILNGMMSHGVDYADLYFQYTKNEYWGLEEGQVKSGSFSIDQGVGVRAVNKDKSAFAYSDDISIEALLSSSNIAKAIASKNLNQNHKLDQPKITSNLYNTQDPLSAVPAETKIKILKKIENFAKKMDERITKVTASIAGEYEVIFVINNEQKIAADIRPLVRLSINVIAESNGKREQGSSGGGGRFGFEYFSDDILKQYAQEAVHQAITNLDAKPAPAGSMTVVLGPGWPGILLHEAIGHGLEGDFNRKGSSAFSNKIGTQVAAKDITVVDDGTIKDRRGSLNIDDEGNETQRTVLIENGILKGYIQDTLNARLMNMPITGNARRESYAHLPMPRMTNTYMLNGTKTPEEIIKSVKKGIYAVNFGGGQVDITSGKFVFSAAEAWMIEDGKLLYPVKGATLIGNGPEVLKKVSMIGNDMSLDSGVGTCGKEGQSVPVGVGQPTMKIDGLVVGGTA; this is encoded by the coding sequence ATGGAACATAAAATTGAATATGCAAAAGATTTACTTCTCGCCCAATCTGGTATTGAAATTCATGATCTAAATAAAATACTCAATGGCATGATGTCTCATGGTGTCGATTATGCAGATCTTTATTTTCAATACACTAAAAATGAATACTGGGGACTTGAAGAAGGTCAAGTTAAATCGGGAAGCTTCTCAATCGATCAGGGTGTAGGTGTCAGAGCTGTTAACAAAGACAAATCTGCTTTTGCTTATTCTGATGATATATCTATTGAAGCCCTTTTATCTTCTTCAAATATTGCTAAAGCCATTGCCTCGAAAAACTTAAATCAAAATCATAAACTAGATCAACCAAAAATAACTTCTAATTTATATAATACTCAAGACCCACTCTCGGCTGTGCCTGCAGAAACAAAAATTAAGATTCTTAAAAAAATAGAAAATTTTGCTAAAAAAATGGATGAGCGAATCACCAAAGTCACAGCATCAATTGCTGGAGAGTATGAAGTGATATTTGTTATTAATAATGAACAAAAAATTGCTGCTGATATTAGACCTTTAGTAAGATTATCTATCAATGTTATTGCAGAATCGAATGGAAAAAGAGAGCAAGGCTCATCAGGTGGTGGTGGACGTTTTGGATTTGAATATTTCTCAGACGACATATTAAAACAATATGCGCAGGAGGCAGTTCATCAAGCCATAACTAACTTAGATGCCAAACCAGCACCGGCTGGGAGCATGACAGTTGTCTTGGGCCCCGGATGGCCTGGCATTCTTCTTCACGAAGCTATTGGTCATGGCCTAGAAGGTGACTTCAATCGAAAAGGTAGCTCAGCATTTAGCAATAAAATTGGCACACAAGTGGCTGCAAAAGATATTACTGTTGTTGATGACGGCACTATCAAAGATCGAAGAGGCTCACTTAATATTGACGATGAAGGTAATGAAACACAAAGAACGGTACTTATTGAAAATGGCATTCTAAAAGGCTACATTCAAGATACATTAAATGCGAGACTCATGAATATGCCAATTACTGGGAATGCAAGAAGAGAGTCATATGCACATCTGCCTATGCCGAGAATGACAAATACTTATATGCTTAATGGTACAAAAACTCCCGAAGAAATCATCAAGTCAGTAAAAAAAGGGATTTATGCGGTTAATTTTGGCGGCGGCCAAGTAGATATCACAAGTGGTAAGTTTGTATTTTCTGCAGCTGAAGCCTGGATGATTGAAGACGGAAAACTACTCTATCCAGTCAAGGGTGCAACTTTGATAGGGAACGGTCCTGAAGTGTTAAAGAAAGTCAGTATGATTGGTAATGATATGTCTTTGGATTCAGGTGTAGGGACCTGCGGTAAAGAAGGTCAGAGTGTTCCGGTAGGTGTAGGCCAACCCACTATGAAAATTGACGGTTTGGTTGTAGGGGGAACTGCTTAA
- a CDS encoding carbon-nitrogen hydrolase family protein encodes MAIKSKIKTTKARLVNKDIVKIAGIQMASGPDINSNLNEAENLITIAANQGAKIIALPEYFSIMTSKDSEKLKAREKPDQGIVQSFLSKQAKKHKVWIIGGSIPLVSKDKNKIRNSCLIYDDKGNLVHRYDKIHLFGFDMGEEYYREDKLIEAGSEIVVVDSPFGRIGIAICYDLRFPELFRAMKDIDLLVIPSAFTETTGKAHWEILIRARAIENQCYVLAPAQGGYHLSGRETHGNSIIVDPWGTILDKLARGSGVITGYLNKDYIKSIRKSLPALKHRTIK; translated from the coding sequence ATGGCCATTAAATCTAAAATAAAAACAACTAAAGCAAGATTAGTAAATAAAGATATCGTAAAGATTGCAGGCATTCAAATGGCTTCTGGGCCAGATATCAATTCAAATCTTAATGAAGCTGAAAATTTAATTACAATTGCTGCCAATCAAGGCGCTAAAATTATTGCCCTACCTGAATATTTCTCTATTATGACTTCTAAGGATTCAGAGAAATTAAAAGCGAGAGAAAAACCTGATCAAGGAATTGTTCAGTCGTTCTTATCAAAGCAAGCCAAGAAGCATAAAGTATGGATTATTGGCGGGTCAATCCCTTTAGTCTCAAAAGATAAAAATAAAATCAGAAATAGCTGTTTAATTTATGATGACAAAGGAAACCTAGTTCATCGCTACGACAAAATTCACCTTTTCGGATTTGATATGGGAGAGGAATATTATCGCGAAGATAAATTAATTGAAGCAGGTTCTGAAATTGTAGTTGTCGATTCGCCATTTGGTAGAATTGGTATTGCTATTTGTTACGACCTACGATTTCCAGAGTTATTCAGAGCTATGAAAGACATTGATCTTCTTGTAATTCCGTCAGCTTTTACAGAGACAACTGGTAAAGCCCACTGGGAAATTCTGATTCGAGCAAGAGCAATTGAGAATCAATGTTATGTATTAGCACCTGCTCAAGGAGGCTACCACTTATCAGGAAGAGAAACACATGGCAATTCAATCATTGTAGACCCTTGGGGCACAATATTAGACAAACTCGCGCGCGGCTCGGGTGTAATCACTGGGTATTTAAACAAAGACTATATTAAGTCTATCCGGAAATCCTTGCCTGCACTTAAACATCGAACTATAAAATAA
- a CDS encoding PAS domain S-box protein, with product MNLRVRLNLLITAILLIFFVSMGYTIMKGSKESIQEGVESANRVTMQLLDTVIISSSQNPEWGYTHDVLKRFLEELGHVRSSNINLYTLQGELLYASPPSKYRINDPPPPKWFETSLTPKEVIDTRVIRFGKLIVKTNPTGAIKESWAKMNHFFLIACVFFVLLNIVVYWMLGFWLRPLEPMVEAITKMGEGDFEARLPNFNLPEFAVIAENFNRMGDSLQSKIRENQRLALIAQQTADAIVIHDLQSKISFWNASAEKIFGYSPKEILGKSAYVLTSKAHENELRKSFQLIHTGKNIHNIETQRIKKNREVVDVAISFSPLIDPITNEIIGDICSMRDISEKKIAEESKLKLEENRKFTQLIQSHIEDERRSLARELHDELGQYVSAIKIFASNISNKAKKISPEIEKNADSVISAANQIYDGMHSIIKQLRPGALDNLGLAETLKDTVNTWQKQYEHLKIHLLIKGDLNHLNETLNINFYRIIQEAMNNALKHSQAKTIKINLVLIKKGFLELNFSDDGQGMDLKKIDQTKNFGILGMQERIQSLNGSFELISKKNQGTQILISVPI from the coding sequence ATGAATTTAAGAGTCAGATTAAATCTTTTAATTACAGCCATCTTGCTGATCTTTTTTGTTTCAATGGGTTACACCATAATGAAGGGATCAAAAGAATCTATTCAAGAAGGGGTAGAGTCAGCCAATCGCGTGACAATGCAGCTATTAGATACAGTTATTATAAGTTCTTCTCAAAATCCAGAATGGGGCTATACTCATGATGTCTTAAAGAGATTTTTAGAAGAGCTAGGCCATGTTAGAAGCAGCAATATTAATTTATACACGCTTCAAGGTGAACTTCTCTACGCCTCCCCCCCTTCCAAATATCGTATAAACGATCCTCCACCTCCCAAATGGTTTGAAACTTCTCTAACACCTAAAGAAGTTATAGATACTAGAGTAATAAGATTTGGTAAGCTTATTGTGAAAACAAATCCCACCGGTGCCATAAAAGAATCTTGGGCCAAGATGAACCACTTCTTCTTGATCGCTTGTGTATTTTTTGTATTATTAAATATCGTGGTGTATTGGATGCTTGGTTTCTGGTTACGACCCCTTGAACCTATGGTTGAGGCAATTACCAAAATGGGTGAAGGTGATTTCGAAGCGAGACTTCCTAATTTTAACTTACCTGAATTTGCAGTCATAGCAGAGAATTTCAATCGCATGGGCGATTCACTCCAATCCAAGATTCGCGAGAATCAAAGGCTCGCATTAATTGCGCAACAAACTGCAGATGCTATTGTTATTCACGATCTTCAATCTAAAATTTCCTTTTGGAATGCTTCAGCTGAAAAAATATTTGGGTATTCTCCAAAAGAAATATTAGGGAAATCTGCTTATGTGCTTACATCTAAAGCACATGAAAATGAATTAAGAAAAAGCTTTCAATTAATTCATACAGGAAAAAATATCCACAATATAGAAACGCAAAGAATTAAAAAAAATAGAGAAGTAGTGGATGTCGCCATATCATTTTCGCCACTTATAGATCCGATTACGAATGAAATTATTGGTGACATATGCAGCATGAGAGATATTAGTGAAAAGAAAATTGCAGAAGAGTCAAAATTGAAACTTGAAGAAAATAGAAAATTCACTCAATTAATTCAAAGTCATATTGAAGATGAAAGAAGAAGTTTGGCAAGAGAGCTTCACGATGAATTAGGTCAGTATGTATCCGCCATTAAGATATTTGCTTCTAACATTTCTAATAAGGCTAAAAAAATATCACCTGAAATTGAAAAAAATGCAGACTCTGTTATTTCTGCTGCAAATCAGATATATGATGGGATGCATAGCATTATTAAGCAATTAAGGCCGGGTGCGCTGGATAACCTCGGTTTAGCAGAAACGCTAAAAGACACTGTAAATACTTGGCAAAAACAATATGAACATTTAAAAATTCATTTGTTGATTAAAGGCGACCTGAATCACCTTAATGAAACTTTAAATATTAATTTTTATCGAATTATTCAGGAAGCTATGAATAATGCTTTAAAACATTCGCAAGCTAAAACGATTAAAATTAATTTGGTTTTAATTAAAAAAGGATTTTTGGAATTAAACTTCAGTGATGATGGTCAAGGTATGGACCTTAAAAAAATTGATCAAACCAAAAATTTTGGCATTCTGGGCATGCAAGAGCGCATTCAATCTTTGAATGGTTCGTTTGAATTAATTTCTAAAAAGAATCAGGGTACGCAGATTTTAATCTCAGTGCCCATTTAA
- the acs gene encoding acetate--CoA ligase, translating to MSIESVSSEHRIFHPGQAFVGHANVSGMAAYEKLCTSANKNYEKFWADLARELIIWKKPFTKTLNDSNAPFYKWFEDGELNVSYNCLDKHLITQPNKIAIIFEADNGDITKVSYKELYQKVCQFSNGLKTFNLDLGDRVLIYLPMGIEAVVAMLACARIGLTHSVVFGGFSGKSIQERIKDAQAKLVITADIQFRGGKTLPLKSAVDEAFNLGGCETVISTIVLKKSKEVIELKAKEIWWHELIKNQSTDCDPVYVNAEHPLFLLYTSGSTGTPKGVQHSSAGYLLHAMNTMRWTFDIKGDDIYWCTADVGWITGHTYVVYGPLAMGSTQLIYEGIPTFPHAGRFWQMIEKHHISIFYTAPTAIRSLIKASELNEESNPDAYDLSSLRLLGSVGEPINPEAWMWYYEKIGHHRCPIVDTFWQTETGGHVITPLPGATPLVPGSCTLPFPGIDAAIVDEAGHEVPWGTGGLLVIKKPWPSMIRTIWGDPERYKKSYYPQELGGKFYLAGDGAIRDKTTGYFTIMGRIDDVLSVSGHRLGTMEIESSLVSNPLVAEAAVVGKPHEIKGESIVAYVVLKGKRPEGEEAKAIVNQLRDWVGKEIGPIAKPDDIRFGDNLPKTRSGKIMRRLLRSLARGEEITSDISTLDNPSILEQLKQSIQ from the coding sequence ATGAGTATTGAGTCAGTCTCAAGCGAACATAGAATATTTCATCCAGGTCAAGCGTTTGTAGGTCATGCCAATGTATCTGGCATGGCTGCTTACGAAAAACTGTGCACTTCTGCCAATAAAAATTATGAGAAATTTTGGGCTGATCTTGCTCGCGAGTTAATCATTTGGAAAAAACCGTTTACTAAAACGCTCAATGATTCTAACGCCCCCTTTTATAAATGGTTTGAAGATGGTGAATTGAATGTTTCATATAATTGCCTTGATAAGCATTTAATCACTCAGCCTAATAAAATCGCAATTATTTTTGAAGCTGACAATGGAGATATCACCAAAGTCTCTTACAAAGAGCTCTATCAAAAGGTATGTCAATTTTCAAATGGCCTTAAAACATTCAATTTAGATCTGGGTGATAGAGTTCTTATTTATCTTCCCATGGGTATTGAAGCAGTTGTCGCCATGCTTGCTTGCGCCAGAATTGGATTAACACACTCTGTCGTATTTGGTGGTTTCTCTGGGAAAAGCATTCAAGAGCGCATTAAAGATGCTCAAGCTAAACTCGTCATTACAGCAGACATTCAATTTCGAGGCGGTAAAACACTCCCCCTTAAATCTGCAGTAGATGAAGCATTTAATTTGGGCGGTTGTGAAACAGTCATTAGCACTATAGTGCTTAAGAAATCAAAAGAAGTGATTGAGTTAAAAGCTAAAGAAATTTGGTGGCATGAGCTTATTAAAAACCAATCGACGGATTGTGATCCGGTATATGTTAATGCCGAACATCCTCTATTTTTACTCTACACGTCAGGCTCAACCGGAACCCCCAAGGGCGTCCAGCACTCTTCAGCAGGTTATCTTCTTCATGCTATGAACACCATGAGATGGACATTTGATATTAAAGGGGATGATATTTATTGGTGTACCGCGGACGTAGGATGGATTACAGGACATACCTATGTGGTTTATGGTCCTCTTGCTATGGGGTCCACACAACTTATTTATGAAGGCATTCCAACTTTTCCGCATGCAGGTCGCTTTTGGCAGATGATAGAAAAGCATCATATTAGTATTTTTTATACAGCGCCTACAGCAATCAGATCTCTTATCAAGGCATCTGAATTAAATGAAGAATCTAATCCTGATGCTTACGATTTATCAAGTCTTCGTCTTTTAGGCTCAGTTGGCGAGCCTATCAATCCTGAAGCATGGATGTGGTATTACGAAAAAATTGGCCATCATCGATGCCCTATTGTAGATACATTTTGGCAAACAGAAACAGGCGGTCATGTTATTACACCATTGCCTGGTGCAACGCCATTAGTTCCAGGCTCTTGCACACTTCCCTTCCCTGGTATTGATGCTGCAATTGTTGATGAAGCAGGGCATGAAGTACCTTGGGGTACAGGCGGTTTATTGGTTATCAAGAAACCCTGGCCTTCAATGATTCGAACTATCTGGGGTGACCCTGAACGATACAAGAAGAGTTATTACCCTCAAGAACTAGGTGGAAAATTTTACCTAGCAGGTGATGGAGCTATCAGAGACAAAACGACTGGGTATTTCACTATTATGGGGCGTATCGACGATGTATTAAGCGTTTCGGGTCATAGGCTTGGTACCATGGAAATTGAATCTTCACTAGTTTCAAATCCTCTAGTGGCAGAAGCTGCAGTGGTTGGGAAGCCCCATGAAATTAAAGGTGAATCTATCGTAGCTTACGTGGTACTCAAAGGCAAAAGACCTGAAGGTGAAGAAGCAAAAGCAATTGTTAATCAACTCAGAGATTGGGTTGGAAAAGAAATAGGTCCTATTGCTAAGCCTGACGATATTCGATTTGGAGATAACTTACCAAAAACACGCTCAGGTAAAATTATGCGCAGACTCCTGCGCTCTCTTGCTAGAGGGGAAGAAATTACATCTGATATTTCAACCCTAGATAACCCATCCATTCTTGAACAACTAAAACAATCAATTCAATAA